The following coding sequences lie in one Capsicum annuum cultivar UCD-10X-F1 chromosome 5, UCD10Xv1.1, whole genome shotgun sequence genomic window:
- the LOC107870807 gene encoding protein COFACTOR ASSEMBLY OF COMPLEX C SUBUNIT B CCB4, chloroplastic isoform X3, translating into MEAGNLLGFIPLNQSPQRLVRSPRFSAFPRTVTVTLTVNASLSSQGENRYKGPRPGRERIADWVSNNDDLVRSLPIYVGGLSLLAVLFNRTVSGIAPVADASSSQSRADLLTLGLAVTNILNGLVWLSIRPKSISLVNPNGVECQRIASHLPDFVICELLWAWNSLSDVTCCRSLVIVYDGKCILQTGFAAASLSNEMDAVVVDTNKLIEGSLYLGVLKSALQSYLANLSLYPGKSQLPFLPSNTQLSCSL; encoded by the exons ATGGAAGCGGGAAATCTGCTTGGTTTCATTCCGTTAAACCAATCGCCACAACGACTTGTCCGCTCTCCTCGTTTCTCTGCTTTTCCTCGCACTGTTACTGTTACTCTTACTGTTAATGCTTCTCTAAGTTCCCAG gGAGAAAATAGGTATAAAGGGCCGAGGCCAGGGAGGGAAAGGATAGCTGATTGGGTGTCGAATAATGATGATTTGGTTCGGAGTTTGCCAATTTACGTTGGTGGATTGTCTTTATTGGCTGTTTTGTTCAATCGCACTGTCTCTGGTATTGCTCCCGTCGCTGATGCTAGCAG TTCTCAATCCAGAGCAGATTTATTGACACTTGGCTTGGCAGTCACCAACATTTTAAATGGTCTTGTTTGGCTTTCTATCCGACCAAAGTCCATATCTTTG GTAAATCCTAATGGTGTGGAGTGCCAAAGAATAGCTTCTCACCTACCAGATTTTGTTATTTGTGAGCTGCTATG GGCATGGAATTCTCTATCAGATGTCACGTGCTGCAGGTCTCTGGTCATTGTTTATGATGGAAAATGTATCCTTCAAACTGGGTTTGCTGCTGCATCTTTGTCTAATGAAATGGATGCAGTAGTTGTGGACACTAATAAATTGATAGAAGGATCACTTTACCTAGGAGTTTTAAAATCTGCATTAC AGAGCTATTTGGCCAACTTATCTCTTTATCCTGGGAAGTCGCAGCTACCATTTCTTCCTTCAAATACACAG TTATCTTGCAGCCTCTAG